The genome window TGGAGGTTTCGGTCATTTATTTTTTCTCCTTTGCCATCAATGCTATCCGATTTCGGTTTTCAACTGGTCGATCAAATATTCAAATTCGCTCGGATCAACACCGCTGTCACCCTGAAAGGGATCGCTCAATTGCAGCACGACATAGAGAACCAGACCAATGAAGACCGTGTAAAGGGAAACAAGAGCGATTAGCAGTGGATGTAGCCTTACCCTTTTTCGTCTCTAATGTGAAACTGCCGGACAGCTATTCATTTTTATATTTTTCTGAGGCGTCTCTAAATGCTGACTTCAACGCGTTCCAGGCCGTATCCACACCTGATGTCATGTCGCGCCAGGCCTCGCCGGTGGCCTCGGTCAGTGCTGCTAACTTCGCCTTGCCCTCATCGATTTTGCCTTCAAGGGCTTCAATATGCTGGTTCATTTTCAACTGCGCATCGGCGCTGGCGCCGGATGCCTTGGCTTTTAGCCTATCGATTTCAGCCTTCCATTGATCCAGCTGCGCTTTCATCTTCTGCTGGTACCGTTCTTTATCATCCATGTTGTTTGTTCTCCCTCCTATATTCACTCCTTCACAGTGTTGCGCTAATATAATATTGGATTGGCAATTTTCAATGTAGCCCGGTTTGAAATGTTACATGATCAGGATTGAATGTCAGTCGATCTCCAGGCGATCCCCTTCTTGACTAAATTTTTAGTGCTGCTTAAGTTACGCATGATGAATGTAAGCAAAGAAACAACAACCACAGCCTGCACCATGGATTGCCCGGATGCGTGTTCGATTATTGTCAAAGACACCGCAGCAGGCAAAGTCAAGGTGAAGGGCAATCCTGACAATCCGTTTACCGCCGGATTTGCCTGCGCCAAACTCCAGGATCACGTCAGAAGGGTCCAAAGCCCCCAACGCATCACTTCTCCGCAATTGAAAACCCAAACCGGTTGGCAGGCCATCAGCTGGGAGGAAGCGCTAAAGCTTTGTGCTGCAAAAATCCAGGCATTACGGTCCCGCCCCACCGCTATTTTGCATATCCATAACGAGGGTGCCAAAGGCATTTTAAAAGAAGCCACCTCAGTTCTTTTTACCCGTTTAGGAACCAGTCGAGTGCGCGGTTCGCTGTGTGATGCCGCCGGCTACATGGCCGCCGTGCACGATTTTGGATCCCGCGAAAACAATGACATCAGCGACCTGTTCAATGCCGTTCACATCCTCAATTGGGGTAAAGACCTCTCACGCAGCTCGGTTCACACGGCCGCACTGGTCAAACGGGCCCGTAAAAACGGCACCCAGGTCATCACCATATCCCCGGGAGGAGACGGAAACCGGTCCTATTCAGACCGTCAGGTTCGTATTCGGCCGGGGACGGATCGTTTTCTGGCGGCCGCCGTTTTGCAATTATTGGCGCAAAACGATGGCATCGATCCTGATATTTTGCGCCATACCCGTGCGCCGGAGAAGTTTTTAAATTTGATCAAATCCCAGTCGATCAGCCATTTGCTGGCAGCCTGTGATGTGTCCCGGGAGGATTTTGAGCAGGTCTACACTTGCTATGCGCACAAAGAGCCGGTAGCCTCTTTGATCGGTACCGGCGTGCAGCGCTATCGATATGGCGGTGAAAATGTGCGATTCATCAATGCCCTGGCCTTGCTTTCCGGCAATATTGGCTGCAAGGGCGGCGGCAGTTATTTTCAACTGCACTCTTATCGCAACTTGAATTTAAAATGGCTGCGGGAACACGAAAAACGACCGCGGCGCTCTTTTCAATTTCCCATCATCGGCCGGGAAATTCTGGCAGCCGAGCAGCCGCCGATTGAGATGATCTGGGTAAACGGCTCCAATGTCATCAACCAGGCGCCGGATTCGCACCTGATTAAAAAGGCATTTGCCAAGGTTAATTTTAAAGTTGTGGTCGATGCTTTTATGACCGATACCGCCCAGTGCGCCGACCTGGTGCTGCCCAGTACGCTGATTATGGAGCAGGAAGACATTATCGGGTCTTATCTACACGAGCAGGTTCAATACGTTTGTCCGGCACTGACGCCTCCCGGTGAGGCCCGCGATGACTACTGGATCCTGCGGCAGGTCGCTCGACGTCTGGACCCACCGCTGGATTTGCCGTCCGCTGAAGATTGTATGCGGGCTGCCCTGGATTCCCCCTTCCTGTCAACGACGCTAGAACAGTTGCGAGACTGCGGCTGTGTACGCTCCAATCGACCGGCGATTGCTTACGCGGATCTGCAGTTTGCCCATCAGGATGGCCATTATCGCTTTCCTTACATTCTGCATTCCGAACCGCGACCGCCTGCACAATACCCACTGCGCCTGTTATCGCTGGTGCGCCGTAAAGCCATACATTCACAGATATTGCCCGAGGATCAAAAGCAGCCTCCGGTGGTATGGATTGCTGCGGACAACCCGTACGTGAAGAAATTGAACCTGGAAAAGCCTGTAGAGCTGGTCTCGGACTTAGGACGCCTTAGGGTTGCGGTGCAAACCATGGAGGGTCTTCATTCGGAAGTGGTCATTTACCGCCGTGGAGACTGGATCTGCAAAGGCGGCGGCGTCAACCAGCTGATTGCAGCCCAATTAACCGACATTGGCTCCGGCGCCGCCTACTACGACCAGTATGTCAGATTGGAGAATGTTGATTGATAATTTCACCGCAAAGACGCAGAGATCGCAGAGTTTTTTTCTATTTGCTTCCCGCTGAGAGGGCGGGAAGCAATAAACAATCTGCCGCCGGCATATTGATTCCAAATGTTAAACTGCGTCCTACCGCTACGACTTATGTGAAATTTTTGTTAGGAAGTATAATTTTTATTTTAAGATAACCCGCAGGGTTGGCGATATTTTGCCTTGTCGGCCTCTCACCGACAAGGCAAAAAAATTTTCTCTGCGACCTCTGCGTCTCTGCGGTGAGAAAAATAACAAGGAGACAAATCAATGCCGAAGCCACCCAAGCCGCTGCCGGAGCTGCTGGAAATATGCAATCGCTGGTCCGAATCCATCGAGAAAATATCAGCAGAAAAGGAACGCATCGCGTTTTTTCAAAATGAGCTGCCGGGTTTTTTGCGGAATCAGTCCCTGTTTGAGCTGCTTTTAAAAAATATCAAAGCCGGCAACCCCTATCCGGATCTTCGGCAGGCCCAGATGATCGATGATGAAATTTTACTGTATCTTAATCCAAAGCGGCTTTTTTCTCTGCGCATGTTTCTTTACGGTCCGGGCGATTATACACCGATTCATGATCATAATTCTTGGGGCGTGTCGGGTGCCGCAGTGGGAGAGCTGGGTGTCATCCGCTACAGCCGCGAAGATGACGGTTCCGTTGAAGGCTTTGCCCAGCTGCTGCAGGCCGCCCCGGTTTACTTGCAGCCGGGTGAAATTGAGCTGACGCGCCCGCTAAACGAGGGCATCCATCAAACGGGAAATCCGGTTGACGGCACAACTATCATGATCAGTATATACGGAAGCCCCATCCGCCGTCTATATATCAACGGCTTTGATTACAAGGCCAACAAAGTCGAAAAACTGTATCCGCCGCGTATCAAGAAAAAAATGCTGGCAGTTCAAGCGCTTAAAAATTTAACAGAGGTTCAGAGTTCAGGGTTCAAAGGTTTATAGGTTCGTGCTTACAGCAAATTACCGCCGACAGTTTGTTGAGGGCTCGGTCTTGGTGAAGATGTATCGCGATCTGGGCAAATGAATGCATAATTTTTTATTATAAACCTCTGAACGCTGAACGCTGAACCTTGAACCTTTGAACCTTTTAGTTGAAAAATGAACACTTCATTAAAGGATTGACATATGCCAGAAGCGAAAGAATATGACGTTATCATTTTAGGTACTGGTCCGGCCGGTTTGCAGGCCGCCATCCATGCGGCACGCAAAAAAGTTTCCGTGCTGGTACTGGGTAAGGAGACCCGCAGCAGCGTTTATCATGCCCATGTCGAAAATTTTTGCTGCATTTTCAATATTAGCGGTGAGGAAATATTAAAAACCGGCAGGCAGCAGGCGGTCAATTTTGGCGCCGAATTGCTTGAAGAGGATGTGCTTAACATACTGCCGGAAGGGCAGAATTTTAAAGTCATCTCTGAAAGTGGAACCGAGCTGCTATGCAAATCACTGATTGTCGCCACAGGAACGACGCGCAACAAATTGGGCGTGTCCGGAGAAAAGGAATTTTTGGGCAGCGGGGTTAGC of Desulfobacterales bacterium contains these proteins:
- a CDS encoding coiled coil domain-containing protein, whose protein sequence is MDDKERYQQKMKAQLDQWKAEIDRLKAKASGASADAQLKMNQHIEALEGKIDEGKAKLAALTEATGEAWRDMTSGVDTAWNALKSAFRDASEKYKNE
- a CDS encoding molybdopterin-dependent oxidoreductase, with amino-acid sequence MTKFLVLLKLRMMNVSKETTTTACTMDCPDACSIIVKDTAAGKVKVKGNPDNPFTAGFACAKLQDHVRRVQSPQRITSPQLKTQTGWQAISWEEALKLCAAKIQALRSRPTAILHIHNEGAKGILKEATSVLFTRLGTSRVRGSLCDAAGYMAAVHDFGSRENNDISDLFNAVHILNWGKDLSRSSVHTAALVKRARKNGTQVITISPGGDGNRSYSDRQVRIRPGTDRFLAAAVLQLLAQNDGIDPDILRHTRAPEKFLNLIKSQSISHLLAACDVSREDFEQVYTCYAHKEPVASLIGTGVQRYRYGGENVRFINALALLSGNIGCKGGGSYFQLHSYRNLNLKWLREHEKRPRRSFQFPIIGREILAAEQPPIEMIWVNGSNVINQAPDSHLIKKAFAKVNFKVVVDAFMTDTAQCADLVLPSTLIMEQEDIIGSYLHEQVQYVCPALTPPGEARDDYWILRQVARRLDPPLDLPSAEDCMRAALDSPFLSTTLEQLRDCGCVRSNRPAIAYADLQFAHQDGHYRFPYILHSEPRPPAQYPLRLLSLVRRKAIHSQILPEDQKQPPVVWIAADNPYVKKLNLEKPVELVSDLGRLRVAVQTMEGLHSEVVIYRRGDWICKGGGVNQLIAAQLTDIGSGAAYYDQYVRLENVD
- a CDS encoding cysteine dioxygenase family protein; the protein is MPKPPKPLPELLEICNRWSESIEKISAEKERIAFFQNELPGFLRNQSLFELLLKNIKAGNPYPDLRQAQMIDDEILLYLNPKRLFSLRMFLYGPGDYTPIHDHNSWGVSGAAVGELGVIRYSREDDGSVEGFAQLLQAAPVYLQPGEIELTRPLNEGIHQTGNPVDGTTIMISIYGSPIRRLYINGFDYKANKVEKLYPPRIKKKMLAVQALKNLTEVQSSGFKGL